One segment of Oreochromis niloticus isolate F11D_XX linkage group LG8, O_niloticus_UMD_NMBU, whole genome shotgun sequence DNA contains the following:
- the lgi1b gene encoding leucine-rich glioma-inactivated protein 1b, protein MCVSGSTRLGTEGMGYPSRAVRGWRRRKGWTFLVWVVVVSLALADGRRVRQPRCPHGCTCTKDNALCESVRSVPHTFPSDVVSLSFVKSGFNEITGGSFAHTPTLHLLLFTANSFDLIDEDAFQGLPHLEYLFIENNKIAEISPYAFRGLKALVHLSLAYNNLETLPKDVFKGMDALTKVDLRGNNLICDCKLKWLVEWMHHTNATLDQIHCSGPPIHQGKKINDLLPHSFDCIAAEFATYQSLKFESISVDAFTLGNEQYVVFAQPFAGTCSFLEWDHVEMTFRTYDTIESTSTVVCKPMVIENHLFVIVAQLFGGSHIYKHDTSASKFIKIQDIDILKIRKPNDIETFMIDGESFFVIADSSKAGSTTVYKWNGNGFYSHQSLHPWYRDTDVEYLEISNKPHLILSSSSQRPVVYQWNRSQKKFDRRTDIPDMEDVFSIKHFRVQGDLFICLTRFIGDSKVMRWDGAMFKEVQTFPSRGSMVFQPVSTGNWQYAILGSDYSLTQVYQWDTKRGQFVPSQELNIQAPRGFSLVSIDGRVFLLASSFKGKTQIYEHLMIDLSN, encoded by the exons ATGTGCGTGAGTGGAAGTACTCGGCTCGGGACAGAAGGAATGGGATACCCGAGCAGAGCAGTGAGGGGATGGAGAAGACGGAAAGGATGGACGTTCTTGGTTTGGGTCGTTGTTGTCAGCTTGGCTTTAGCTGACGGACGGAGAGTGAGGCAGCCCAGATGCCCCCACGGATGCACCTGCACAAAAGATAATGCACTGTGTGAGAGTGTCCGATCTGTGCCCCACACTTTCCCATCCGACGTCGTTTCACT ATCTTTTGTCAAGTCTGGATTTAATGAAATTACTGGAGGAAGCTTTGCGCACACACCTACCCTACACCTGCT atTGTTCACAGCAAACTCATTTGATCTGATCGATGAGGATGCATTTCAAGGTTTACCACATCTTGAATACCT atttattgaaaacaacaaaattgCTGAAATATCCCCATATGCTTTCCGGGGCCTGAAAGCACTAGTACATct GAGTCTGGCTTACAACAACCTTGAGACACTGCCCAAAGATGTTTTTAAGGGCATGGATGCTTTGACCAAAGT GGATCTGCGAGGCAACAATTTGATCTGTGACTGCAAGCTCAAGTGGTTGGTGGAGTGGATGCACCACACCAATGCCACTCTAGACCAAATCCACTGCAGTGGCCCACCCATTCACCAGGGGAAGAAGATCAACGACCTGCTGCCTCACTCTTTTGACTGCATCGCAGCGG AGTTTGCCACCTATCAGTCACTGAAGTTTGAGTCCATTTCGGTGGATGCCTTCACTCTTGGTAATGAACAGTATGTCGTGTTTGCCCAGCCTTTTGCTGGGACATGCAGCTTCTTAGAATGGGATCACGTGGAGATGACCTTCAGAACATATGACACCATTGAAa GCACCTCAACTGTCGTCTGCAAGCCAATGGTAATTGAGAACCACCTCTTTGTCATTGTGGCCCAGTTGTTTGGGGGCTCACACATTTACAAACACGATACCTCCGCCAGCAAGTTCATCAAGATCCAGGACATTGACATCCTAAAAATTCGCAAACCCAATGACATCGAGACCTTCATGATCGACGGAGAGTCTTTCTTTGTCATCGCTGACAGCTCTAAG GCGGGCTCCACAACGGTGTACAAATGGAACGGCAATGGATTTTACTCCCACCAGTCACTCCACCCTTGGTACAGGGATACAGATGTAGAATATCTAGAGATCTCCAACAAACCCCACCTGATTTTGTCAAGTAGCTCCCAGAGGCCCGTCGTGTACCAGTGGAACAGGAGTCAGAAAAAGTTTGACCGCAGGACTGACATACCGGACATGGAGGATGTCTTCTCCATCAAACACTTCCGAGTCCAAG GTGATCTGTTTATATGCTTGACAAGATTCATCGGGGACTCCAAGGTGATGCGCTGGGACGGTGCCATGTTCAAAGAGGTCCAGACATTTCCTTCCCGTGGCTCTATGGTGTTCCAGCCCGTCTCCACCGGCAACTGGCAGTATGCCATCTTGGGCAGCGATTACTCACTGACGCAGGTCTACCAATGGGACACCAAGAGGGGCCAGTTTGTCCCATCTCAGGAGCTGAATATCCAGGCGCCTCGGGGATTTTCTCTGGTTTCCATTGACGGCCGGGTGTTCCTGCTGGCATCCAGCTTCAAGGGAAAAACTCAGATATACGAGCACCTCATGATCGATCTGAGCAATTAG
- the slc35g1 gene encoding solute carrier family 35 member G1 has protein sequence MADCNHCTHERALSVEADVTVAFYKVDSHDKNSAYDRQEPGTNDRAPERIHLRSNGQASCEYDDEDDDDEQLEGARGRGNSLESSGEEKTSCPPAFCVRSKPPSEGPEKPNRCPGLGLFYAFLSTVFFSIITLLVKTIEGIHAIEISAIRCFFQMLFVAPIIIYCKTGFLGPRDKRLFLMLRGFLGSNAMILLFYSVQQMPLADAIVITFSNPVFTSLLAWIFLKEKCTIWDCVFTVFTLTGVILIARPPFLFGENVHGIEGDYTNHIKGTIAAFGGAIGAACTLVILRKLGKSVHYYISVWYYAVIGLIECIITVSVLGEWKIPFCGRDRWMLMLIAILGIAGQTFLIKALQIEKAGPVALMRTVDVVLAFIFQFIFFSRAPTWWSLGGALCIVVSTSGVAIRKWYNSSRRNR, from the exons ATGGCAGACTGTAACCACTGCACGCACGAGCGGGCTTTATCCGTAGAGGCCGACGTTACGGTGGCGTTTTACAAAGTTGACAGCCATGACAAAAACAGCGCCTACGACCGACAAGAGCCTGGCACTAACGACCGGGCACCAGAGAGGATTCATCTGCGGAGCAACGGCCAAGCATCGTGCGAgtatgatgatgaagatgatgatgatgagcaaCTGGAGGGCGCGAGAGGAAGGGGAAATTCACTGGAAAGCAGCGGCGAGGAGAAAACGTCGTGCCCACCGGCGTTTTGCGTCAGAAGCAAGCCCCCATCCGAAG GCCCAGAGAAACCAAATAGATGCCCAGGTCTTGGCTTGTTCTATGCTTTCCTGTCCACAGTTTTCTTCTCCATCATTACCCTCTTGGTGAAAACTATAGAGGGAATTCATGCTATAGAGATCAGTGCCATACGATGCTTCTTTCAGATGCTGTTTGTCGCACCAATAATCATCTATTGCAA GACAGGTTTTCTTGGTCCCAGAGATAAACGTTTATTTTTGATGCTTCGGGGTTTCCTTGGTTCCAATGCCATGATCCTGCTCTTCTATTCAGTTCAGCAGATGCCGCTGGCAGATGCCATCGTTATCACATTCAG TAATCCAGTCTTTACCTCCCTCTTGGCTTGGATCTTCCTGAAGGAGAAATGTACAATCTGGGACtgtgttttcactgtttttaccCTCACCGGAGTCATCCTCATTGCCCGACCTCCATTTCTCTTCGGCGAGAATGTTCATGGCATTGAGGGCGACTACACGAACCACATCAAGGGGACCATAGCTGCATTCGGAG GAGCAATTGGAGCTGCGTGTACACTTGTTATTCTTCGCAAGCTGGGCAAGAGTGTCCACTACTACATCTCCGTGTGGTACTATGCTGTCATCGGGTTAATCGAGTGCATCATCACCGTATCCGTCCTGGGTGAATGGAAAATCCCATTCTGTGGCCGCGACCGCTGGATGCTGATGTTGATCGCCATCCTGGGTATCGCAGGCCAGACCTTCCTCATAAAGGCTCTGCAGATTGAGAAGGCCGGACCCGTAGCCCTGATGAGAACTGTGGATGTGGTGCTGGCGTTCATCTTCCAGTTCATTTTCTTTAGCCGCGCACCGACATGGTGGAGCCTCGGGGGAGCGCTGTGCATCGTGGTGAGCACCAGTGGAGTAGCAATAAGGAAGTGGTATAATAGTTCCCGTAGGAACAGATGA